The DNA region CGCGAGATCAGCCTCGCCCAACTTGCGCTACCCGACATCGACGGCCCGCTCGTGATCGAAGGTGCGGGCGGCCTCATGGTGCCCGTCAACCGGCAGACGCTGATGATCGACGTCTTCTCCGCCTGGCGCCTGCCCGTCGTCCTCGTGGCACGCACGAGCCTCGGCACCATCAACCACAGCCTGCTCTCGATCGAAGCCTTGAATGGCCGCAACATCCCGATCCTCGGCATCGCCTTCGTCGGCGATGAGGTGCCGGACAGCGAGCGCACCATCGTCGACATGGGCAACGCGCGCCGCCTCGGCCGCCTGCCGCGCATCGCCCCGCTCACGCGCGACAACCTGGCCTCAGCCTTCGCCGAGCATTTCCGTCTTGAGGACTTCCGTTGATGGCGCGCAACACGGTCTGGCACCCTTTTACCCAGCATGCCCTCGAGCCGGCCCCCATGCGCATCTCCCGCGCCAAAGGCGCCTGGCTGGAACAGCCCGATAACCGCCGCATCCTCGATGCCATCTCATCGTGGTGGGTCATCACTCACGGCCACCGCTACACGCCGATCGTAGAAGCCGTCCACAAGCAAATCGACCGCCTGGACCAGGTGATCTTCGCGGGCTGCACGCATGAGCCGGCCGAACGGCTTGCCGACAAACTGATCGAAATGGCGCCACGCGGCCTCGCCCACGTCTTCTATTCCGACAGCGGCTCGACGTCGGTCGAGGTGGCGTTGAAGATGGCGCTCGGCTATTGGCGCAACATCGGCGCGCCGCGCACCCGCATCGCCGCATTCGAGCACGGCTATCACGGCGACACCATCGGCACCATGTCGGCCGGCGCACGCGGCGTTTTCAACGCCGCCTACGAGCCGCTCCTGTTCGATGTCGTGCGCATCCCGTTCCCGCACGCCGGCCGCGGGCAGGAAACCCTCGACGCGCTCGACGCCGCCTGCCGCGAGGAGCCTCTCGCCGCGCTGATCGTCGAGCCGTTGATCGCGGGCGCCGGTGGCATGCTGATCTACACCGCCGAAACGCTGGCCGAGATGAAACGCATTTGCGAGCGTCACGGTGCACTCTTCATCGCCGACGAGGTCATGACCGGCTGGGGCCGCACCGGAACGCTCTTCGCCTGCCAGCAGGCCAAGATCACGCCCGATATCCTCTGCCTCGCCAAGGGCCTGACCGGCGGCGTCCTACCGCTCGCAGCGACACTCGCCACCGAACGCATCTTCGATGCCCACTATTCCGAGGACCGCGCGCGCACGTTTTTCCATTCGTCGAGCTTCACGGCGAACCCGGTCTGCTGCGCGGCAGCCCTCGCCAATCTCGAGGTCTGGGAGAACGAGCCCGTCTTAAAGCGCATCGGCGCGCTCGCCGAGCATCAAGACAAACAGATCCGGACCTTTGAAGCCGACGATCGTTTCGAGAACCCGCGCCGCCTCGGCACCATCACCGCCGTCGACCTCAAGGTTGCCGATGCCGGCTATCTGGCCTCCGCAGGCATCGCGCTGCGCACGCACTTTCTCGCTCATGGCGTGCTGCTGCGACCGCTCGGCAATACGATCTACGTCATGCCGCCCTACTGCACGACGGCGGCCGACTTGTCGCTTGTCTACGAGACCATCCGCTCCGCACCGGATATCGTCGCGTTGTAGAGAAGCTCAGGCCTTGCGCCTCAGCACATACGCCGTCTCCTCGAGCGACGTCACGCCGCGCGCCTTGAGGTTCGGGCTTTGCGCCAGCCCGTCCCGATTCTCCAGAACGTCGATATCGTACACGTCACCGAACATCTCTGCGACGTTCATGAGAGGCGTCGAGAACGGCGGCCCCGGAATCTGCCCCACCGGATAGGCGAGCGAGATGAGCAGAATCTGAACCCGCTCCGACAGAGCCTCGACGAGCTTCGCCGCATAACGCCCCTGCAACGACCGCGGAAAAGCAACCAGCGCCGCGCGGTCGTAGACGGCGGCCACCTCACTCAAGAGATCCGCCGTGAGATCGAACACGTCCCCGCACCAGATCGAGATCGGACCTGCCGAGCGCACGACAAAGCGGCCTTCGGTATGCGTGTCCGCCTCGATGCCCTGTTCGCGGAAAAAGTCGTCGACCGCGAGCGGCGAAAGCTCGACGCCAATCACGCGGTAGCCCTGCGCCGCGAGCCAAACCATGTCAAAGCTCTTGCCGCAAAGTGGCACGAGCACGGTGCTCCCCGGCGCGAGCCCGAGCGAAGGCCAGTGCTTGACCAGGAGGTCATTGCCCTCGGGTTGATGAAAGCCGATTTCGCCTCTCTGCCAGCGCTCGATCCAGAAATCAGGCGTCGAAACATCGTTGTCCAACGGTCTAGCTCCGGTAATCCGCATTGATCGTCACGTAGTCGTGCGTGAGATCGCAGGTCCAGACATGTGCCGCGCCGTCTCCGACGCCAACATCCACGCGGATCACGATCTCGCGGCCCTTCATATAGGCGGCGACCGTCGCCTCGTCATACTCCTGGGCTCGCTCCCCGTCGCGCGCCACGCAGTGCTCGCCGAACCAGATCGCGAGCTTGTCGCGATCTGCCGCCTCGCCGGCCTTGCCGACCGCCATGACGACGCGCCCCCAATTCGGATCCTCGCCCGCAATCGCCGTCTTGAGGATCGGCGAATTGGCACACGAGAGCGCGATGATGCGCGCCGCCTCGTGAGTTTCCGCACCCTGCACGACGAAAGTGACGAATTTCGAGAGCCCCTCGCCATCTTTCGCCACCTGGATAGCCAGATCCTGCATCAGATCGTGCAGCGCAGCAGAGAATGCCTTGAGCTTCTTGGAGCCCGTTTTCGTCACAGGCTCCTGGCCGCGCGCACGCGCGGCCCCTGTTGCGAACAGAAGACACGTGTCGCTGGTCGAGGTGTCGCCGTCCACGGTCATGGCATTGAAGGTGGTCTCGACATGCTCCGCGAGCAGCGCCTGCAGCGGCGCCGCGGCGATCGCCGCATCGGTGAAGATGAAGCACAACATCGTCGCCATATCGGGCGCGATCATGCCGGCACCCTTGCAGAAGCCGTTGATCGTCACCTCGACGTCGCCGATCAGCGCGCGCCGCGTCGCGAGCTTCGGATACGTGTCCGTCGTCATGATCGCGCGCGCCGCCGCCTCGAAGGCGTCCGATTCGGCGCGCTTGACGAGACCCTCGATCAGGTGCGCGAAGCGCCCGGCGTCGAGCGGCTCGCCGATCACGCCCGTGGACGCGACGAAAACCTCATGACGCTCACAATCCGCAGCTGCCGCCCCGGCATCGACGGTGATATCGACCGCCTCGCGGCCCTTCTTCCCCGTAAAGGCATTGGCGTTACCGGAATTGACGATCAAGAGCCGCGCCTCGCCCTTCTTGAGGTGCTTTCGGCAGGCGAGCACCGGCGCTGAAGCCGTCTTGGACTGCGTCAGCACGCCGGCAACGGTCGTACCCTCGTCCACGACCCCGACCAGAAGATCCGTACGGCCCTTGTAGCGGATGCCGGCCTCGGCGGTGGCAAAACGCACCCCGTCGAGCGGCGCGAGCTGCGCCAGCTCCTCGGGCACGAACGGCGAGCGGAACGTGACCTTGCCCATATTACAAAGCTCCAAGGAAAGCGGACGGAGGCTCAACCCCTACACAAGGAACCGGACTTTGGCCCGGCCGGCAGACGCACGAGATCGCGTCAGGCGCCGGACGTACGCGAGAGAAGCTGCAGAACGAAGACACCGGCAATGATCAGCCCAATTCCGACCACAGCGGCCGGATCGAGCCGCTGTCCGTAAATCAGCCAGCCTGCGATCGAGATAAGAACGATGCCGATGCCCGACCAGAGGGCATAGGCCACGCCCATCGGGATGGCGCGAAGCGCAAGCGAGAGAAAATAGAACGCGGCGCCATACCCGATCACGACCACGATCGAAGGCAGCAGATTGCGGAAACCGTCCGATGCCTTGAGCGCCGACGTCGCGGCAACTTCACATAGGATGGCGATGAGCAAGGCAAGCTGGCTGGACATACGGGTTCCCCGGTGGCGATCGTCCGCCACATAGCAGCCCGCAGCGCGGCAAGCCAGCGGAGAGGTTATTCCGCTTTCTTGTCTGCCTCGCCCGCCGGCTTCCCGGCGTCGCCACCCTTCTGCTCCATCTGCTTGATCTGCTCTTCGAACTGCTGCTCCTGCAGCTTCTTGCGCGCGGCTGCCATAGCAGTCTCCTTGCGCACCTCTTCGCGGATCTCGGCATCCACGTACTCGATGTTCGCCTTGCCGCGCAGATCCTGGGCCACCTGCTGGCCCTTCTGCTGTACCATGCTGTCGAGGATCTGGTCCTTCACCTGCTCATAGGTCGGCAGCGGCTTCTCGCGCCGGTCCTCGACCTTAATGATGTGCCAGCCGAACTTGCTCTGG from Hyphomicrobium sp. CS1GBMeth3 includes:
- the bioD gene encoding dethiobiotin synthase, with translation MTRHRTQGIVVTGTDTDVGKTVFAAALADALGATYWKPIQSGLEDGGDSARVRELSGLPPDRIHPEAYRLKLPASPHRAAEAEGREISLAQLALPDIDGPLVIEGAGGLMVPVNRQTLMIDVFSAWRLPVVLVARTSLGTINHSLLSIEALNGRNIPILGIAFVGDEVPDSERTIVDMGNARRLGRLPRIAPLTRDNLASAFAEHFRLEDFR
- a CDS encoding adenosylmethionine--8-amino-7-oxononanoate transaminase translates to MARNTVWHPFTQHALEPAPMRISRAKGAWLEQPDNRRILDAISSWWVITHGHRYTPIVEAVHKQIDRLDQVIFAGCTHEPAERLADKLIEMAPRGLAHVFYSDSGSTSVEVALKMALGYWRNIGAPRTRIAAFEHGYHGDTIGTMSAGARGVFNAAYEPLLFDVVRIPFPHAGRGQETLDALDAACREEPLAALIVEPLIAGAGGMLIYTAETLAEMKRICERHGALFIADEVMTGWGRTGTLFACQQAKITPDILCLAKGLTGGVLPLAATLATERIFDAHYSEDRARTFFHSSSFTANPVCCAAALANLEVWENEPVLKRIGALAEHQDKQIRTFEADDRFENPRRLGTITAVDLKVADAGYLASAGIALRTHFLAHGVLLRPLGNTIYVMPPYCTTAADLSLVYETIRSAPDIVAL
- a CDS encoding thiopurine S-methyltransferase, whose protein sequence is MDNDVSTPDFWIERWQRGEIGFHQPEGNDLLVKHWPSLGLAPGSTVLVPLCGKSFDMVWLAAQGYRVIGVELSPLAVDDFFREQGIEADTHTEGRFVVRSAGPISIWCGDVFDLTADLLSEVAAVYDRAALVAFPRSLQGRYAAKLVEALSERVQILLISLAYPVGQIPGPPFSTPLMNVAEMFGDVYDIDVLENRDGLAQSPNLKARGVTSLEETAYVLRRKA
- the argJ gene encoding bifunctional glutamate N-acetyltransferase/amino-acid acetyltransferase ArgJ, encoding MGKVTFRSPFVPEELAQLAPLDGVRFATAEAGIRYKGRTDLLVGVVDEGTTVAGVLTQSKTASAPVLACRKHLKKGEARLLIVNSGNANAFTGKKGREAVDITVDAGAAAADCERHEVFVASTGVIGEPLDAGRFAHLIEGLVKRAESDAFEAAARAIMTTDTYPKLATRRALIGDVEVTINGFCKGAGMIAPDMATMLCFIFTDAAIAAAPLQALLAEHVETTFNAMTVDGDTSTSDTCLLFATGAARARGQEPVTKTGSKKLKAFSAALHDLMQDLAIQVAKDGEGLSKFVTFVVQGAETHEAARIIALSCANSPILKTAIAGEDPNWGRVVMAVGKAGEAADRDKLAIWFGEHCVARDGERAQEYDEATVAAYMKGREIVIRVDVGVGDGAAHVWTCDLTHDYVTINADYRS
- a CDS encoding multidrug efflux SMR transporter; this translates as MSSQLALLIAILCEVAATSALKASDGFRNLLPSIVVVIGYGAAFYFLSLALRAIPMGVAYALWSGIGIVLISIAGWLIYGQRLDPAAVVGIGLIIAGVFVLQLLSRTSGA